The sequence CATTCGCTTTCATATTAAGAAGTTGTTTGGGCCTTGCTATTGCTTATTATAGATCTGGAGAGATACCCAGGACAGTATTTTTTGGCATAAATAGAGAATCATACTTCAATTCTTTGGCTATATTTGTCGTAAATCTTATGGGTTTCTCTAACTCCTTAGCCGCACCACTTATTATTGGGGCGAATCTTAGTCAGAAGTCGGTAGCGATAGTCAATTGGAGTGTATCAAACGCTCAATACGTACAACAGCCGATTCTAATTCTAAATAGATATTTGTTCCCGAAGCTTTCAAAAAGCACTAACGACAATTTCAGTAAAGTATATCTTTGCTTGATCGGCCTCTATGTGGGCATTTTAGGAGTTTTTGCTCTTTTTTCTAAAGAATTTATAAGTATCGTTTTTGGTGTTAAATGGTTGCCATATGCAAACATACTTTTGCTACTTCTATTAACTACTGTGCTTGTGCCTTTGAGTGTTCCAACAGGAGTAATTGCGAATATAAGTGGTAAGTCGAAAATTATATTTTCAATAAGTATTATAAGAATAGGTTTATTCTGGACTTCATTGGTTATCTTCGTGAAGCTTGATCTTGGAATAATTTCCTTTATTTTTGCTCAGGCTATAGCTGAATTGCTGCACATTGTAACATTTTTCTTAGTCAATAAGCAGACCGCCTTAAAAATCTTGCAAAGATACGCCTTAATAATTTTTTGCACATCTTGGATAATTATATTACCTCTCTATTTATATTCTCAAGTAGAAAGTAATATTGCAATTATTCTGATAAAATCATTAGCGGCTGTGTTATATGTTTTTTTGGTGAGTGTAATGTCTATATCTAGTCTTAAGAGGTCGATATGAAGAGTATAAAATTCTCTGCCATCATAATACACTATAAGAATTCGCCCCTTACTTTGGAGTGCATTGATAGCGTTCGACAAGCAATGACTGATTCGAAAATCAAAGGTGAAATCATTATT comes from Deinococcus sedimenti and encodes:
- a CDS encoding oligosaccharide flippase family protein, coding for MGFSIVLARYGTFHQFATFSNAVISMNLLNIMIDPSIYGIAMKHEYNSIQFKSIFLMHIMVSALLAVLLFFSALFVSKALFVDVLVIYSIALSILMLPWQAAMQFKSEKIGSFWGNVITETGQIAVFYLISIFSIIYLDGVDQSYALSFAFILRSCLGLAIAYYRSGEIPRTVFFGINRESYFNSLAIFVVNLMGFSNSLAAPLIIGANLSQKSVAIVNWSVSNAQYVQQPILILNRYLFPKLSKSTNDNFSKVYLCLIGLYVGILGVFALFSKEFISIVFGVKWLPYANILLLLLLTTVLVPLSVPTGVIANISGKSKIIFSISIIRIGLFWTSLVIFVKLDLGIISFIFAQAIAELLHIVTFFLVNKQTALKILQRYALIIFCTSWIIILPLYLYSQVESNIAIILIKSLAAVLYVFLVSVMSISSLKRSI